A window of Bacillus sp. DX3.1 genomic DNA:
AAATACTTCCTTGACCTTTCGAACAGGAATAATTTCGATATCTTTAATCGTATATAAAAACGGCTGCATATTTTCAGCAGGGATGAGGACCTTCTTCGCTCCAGCTCTTTTCGCCGCTTTCACTTTCGCATATACGCCACCAACTGGTTTTACTTCACCATGAATGCTTATTTCACCCGTCATCGCTACTTCATTATTTACATACATACGATGAATGGCAGAGTACACACCAGTCGCAATCGCAATTCCGGCAGATGGTCCATCAATTGGAACACCACCTGGGAAATTAATATGTATATCGTATCCTTCCGGTAACAAGTCCAGGGAACGAAGTACTGTCACAACATTATCAACAGAGCCTTTCGCCATACTTTTACGACGAATCGATTTCGTTTGACTACCAATGCTCTCTTCTTCCACAATACCGGTAACATTTACGGTACCTTCATCCCTAGCTGGAATAGCTGTTACTTCGATTTCTAGTAGAGTTCCTGTATTAGGACCATATACCGCAAGGCCATTTACAAGACCAATCTTTGGAATCGGATAAATCCGTTTTTCGTATTTTGGAGTGAGTTGACTAGAATGAAGCACCCATTCAATATCTTCATCTTTAATAAAAGAGCGCTCTTCATTAATTGCCATTCCTGCAGAAATTTGTACAAGATTAATGGCTTCCCTTCCATTACGGGCATACATCCCAATCATTTCAATACCTTGTTCTCCAAGTTTCATCTCCACTTTTTCTGCTGCGTTTTTAGCTACTTCTTGAATTTCTTCTGTATCAAGTTCACGGAAGAAAACTTCTAAGCAACGCGAGCGAATGGCAGGAGGAATTTCATCTGGAGAACGAGTTGTTGCTCCAACAAGGCGAAAATCTGCCGGTAAACCTTTTTGAAAAATATCATGTATGTAAGTCGGAATCATTGAATTTTCTTCACTGTAGTAGGCACTCTCCAAAAACACTTTGCGATCTTCTAATACTTTTAACATTTTGTTCATTTGAATTGGATGCAATTCACCGATTTCGTCAATAAACAAAATGCCGCCATGTGCATCTGTCACCGCACCTTTTTTTGGCTGTGGGATCCCTGCTTGGCCCATTGCACCTGCACCTTGATAAATTGGATCATGAACCGAACCGATTAGTGGATCAGCAATGCCACGCTCATCGAAACGAGCGGTTGTTGCATCAAGTTCAATAAATGTTGCGTTTATACGAAATGGGGACTTTAGATTTTTCTTTGCCTCTTCTAACACGAGTCGTGCCGCCGCTGTTTTTCCTACTCCAGGAGGACCATATATAATGACATGCTGTGGATTTGGTCCACAAAGCGCAGCCTTTAACGACCTAATCCCATCCTCTTGCCCGACAATATCTGAAAAAGCTGTAGGACGCACCTTTTCAGCAAGCGGTTCTGTCAAAGAAATTTCACGCATTTTACG
This region includes:
- the lonB gene encoding ATP-dependent protease LonB, producing MSWTNIFLLVQLVFGVIVGLYFWHLLRNQRTQKVSIDRESKKELEQLRKMREISLTEPLAEKVRPTAFSDIVGQEDGIRSLKAALCGPNPQHVIIYGPPGVGKTAAARLVLEEAKKNLKSPFRINATFIELDATTARFDERGIADPLIGSVHDPIYQGAGAMGQAGIPQPKKGAVTDAHGGILFIDEIGELHPIQMNKMLKVLEDRKVFLESAYYSEENSMIPTYIHDIFQKGLPADFRLVGATTRSPDEIPPAIRSRCLEVFFRELDTEEIQEVAKNAAEKVEMKLGEQGIEMIGMYARNGREAINLVQISAGMAINEERSFIKDEDIEWVLHSSQLTPKYEKRIYPIPKIGLVNGLAVYGPNTGTLLEIEVTAIPARDEGTVNVTGIVEEESIGSQTKSIRRKSMAKGSVDNVVTVLRSLDLLPEGYDIHINFPGGVPIDGPSAGIAIATGVYSAIHRMYVNNEVAMTGEISIHGEVKPVGGVYAKVKAAKRAGAKKVLIPAENMQPFLYTIKDIEIIPVRKVKEVFALTFVQEKLHHEGEVRFSVDEGDAQSM